From one Aeropyrum camini SY1 = JCM 12091 genomic stretch:
- a CDS encoding LEA type 2 family protein, whose translation MAVIIENPTRFGFRVERVEVRVYASSGGSLEEVAVLYSRSPVHLEPGSSRTVYMDVSVSAFRILASILGGADFTLEVWVEAKPYLGPLPLPEVRGAKSIAGGRPPG comes from the coding sequence GTGGCGGTTATTATTGAGAATCCTACGAGGTTCGGCTTTAGGGTTGAGAGGGTGGAGGTTAGGGTCTACGCCTCCTCAGGCGGGAGCCTGGAGGAGGTCGCCGTGCTGTACTCGAGATCCCCCGTCCACCTGGAACCCGGGTCGTCGAGGACTGTTTACATGGATGTTAGTGTGAGCGCGTTTAGAATCCTAGCCTCCATCCTGGGTGGCGCGGACTTCACGCTGGAGGTGTGGGTGGAGGCGAAACCCTACCTTGGCCCCCTCCCCCTGCCGGAGGTGCGGGGGGCGAAGAGTATAGCCGGGGGGCGGCCGCCGGGTTAA
- a CDS encoding RNA-guided endonuclease InsQ/TnpB family protein — protein sequence MARVARTVIVRSAPLPRKKFNALVELEGMYRNMVEQLVMHAVRNGIRSFIRLKALKYREMRKLYPHLPSHYAYTTCQDASTRAKSFLRLKKRGLTRREHPEVRSVVIWLDDHLWKPIGLTFIRIVTHKGWIKVELEPHRQYWRYVNRGWRLASEAKMKLDRKNRRIIVYLTLVKEVDEYKTRGYLPVDVNENNVTILVDGAAILFETGMRKLVLGYYYRRKKVQQKYDELYGVKSRIKRMILRKLRERKKKQDVRGKIANIIVRTAYEKQYAIVIEELGKRPANNMIRKVKDKQLRHRIFQASFRGVQRAIEEKAREYGVQVVYVNPKNTSRLCPLHNAPLAYSNGSRGGRCRKGGEQWHRDVVATWNLLLRALRGDGSAAPSPAGPTLDGGRVPFGPTATHEPTRVPKPVWARWNTLPQIQNSTTINRMKR from the coding sequence ATGGCTAGGGTTGCTAGAACGGTTATCGTTAGAAGCGCTCCGTTACCGAGGAAAAAATTCAATGCTCTCGTCGAGCTTGAAGGTATGTACCGCAACATGGTTGAGCAGCTGGTAATGCATGCCGTCAGGAATGGGATACGGAGCTTCATTAGGCTTAAAGCTTTAAAGTACCGCGAGATGAGGAAACTATACCCGCATCTACCCTCGCACTACGCCTACACGACCTGCCAGGACGCCTCCACCAGGGCTAAGAGCTTCCTTAGGCTGAAGAAGCGGGGTTTAACTAGGAGGGAGCACCCGGAGGTTAGAAGCGTCGTAATATGGCTCGACGACCACCTATGGAAGCCCATCGGTTTAACCTTTATCAGGATAGTGACTCACAAGGGGTGGATTAAGGTGGAGCTCGAGCCTCACAGGCAATACTGGAGGTACGTTAATAGGGGGTGGAGGCTGGCTTCCGAGGCTAAGATGAAGCTTGACAGGAAAAATAGACGGATTATAGTCTACCTAACTCTCGTTAAAGAAGTTGATGAGTATAAGACTAGAGGATACCTACCTGTTGATGTTAACGAAAATAATGTAACGATTCTGGTTGACGGCGCTGCCATCCTCTTCGAGACTGGCATGAGGAAGCTAGTCCTAGGCTACTACTATCGTAGGAAGAAGGTGCAACAGAAATATGATGAACTCTATGGCGTGAAGTCGAGGATTAAGAGAATGATTTTGAGGAAGCTCAGAGAGCGTAAGAAGAAACAGGACGTTAGGGGGAAGATTGCTAACATAATTGTTAGAACCGCTTATGAGAAGCAATATGCCATTGTCATTGAGGAGTTAGGCAAGAGACCGGCCAACAATATGATTAGGAAAGTAAAGGACAAGCAGTTAAGGCATAGGATTTTCCAAGCATCCTTCAGAGGTGTTCAGAGAGCAATAGAGGAGAAGGCAAGGGAGTATGGCGTCCAAGTAGTCTATGTGAACCCAAAGAACACTTCAAGGCTATGCCCGCTACATAACGCTCCGCTCGCCTATAGTAATGGCTCGAGGGGGGGAAGGTGTAGGAAGGGCGGGGAGCAGTGGCATCGTGATGTAGTAGCCACCTGGAACCTCCTCCTTAGAGCCCTGCGGGGTGATGGGAGCGCTGCTCCAAGCCCCGCAGGCCCCACCCTAGATGGGGGCCGCGTGCCGTTCGGCCCGACCGCCACCCATGAGCCCACGCGGGTGCCCAAGCCCGTGTGGGCGAGGTGGAACACCCTACCACAGATACAAAACTCTACAACTATAAACAGAATGAAGCGGTAG
- a CDS encoding IS607 family transposase has protein sequence MSERLLHPREASRRLGIHYVTLKRWIYSGKIRAVQTPTGRWMIPESEVERIIGGKVEEREVRAVIYARVSSNDQRSDLERQIQYLTQYCSAKGYKVVDILSDVASGLKTSRRGLLKLFKYVADRQVDVVVVTYKDRLTRFGFEYLEYFFKKCGVRIEVIYSEEPKDAYQELVEDLLAIVTSFAGKLYGMRSHRKRKLVQGFRELLEEVERDG, from the coding sequence TTGAGCGAGAGGCTATTACATCCGAGGGAAGCGAGTAGGCGGTTGGGTATTCATTATGTTACTTTGAAGAGGTGGATTTACTCTGGCAAGATACGTGCTGTCCAGACTCCTACTGGACGTTGGATGATTCCAGAGAGCGAGGTAGAGAGGATAATTGGGGGAAAAGTGGAGGAAAGGGAAGTTAGGGCTGTCATCTATGCACGTGTTAGCTCTAACGACCAGAGGAGTGACCTGGAGAGGCAGATTCAATACCTTACACAGTATTGTTCTGCTAAGGGATACAAGGTAGTTGATATCCTAAGTGATGTAGCGAGCGGGCTAAAAACTAGCCGTAGAGGTTTGCTGAAGCTCTTCAAATACGTGGCTGATAGGCAAGTAGATGTAGTAGTTGTTACCTACAAGGACAGGCTTACGAGGTTTGGCTTTGAGTACCTGGAGTACTTCTTCAAGAAGTGCGGCGTGAGGATAGAGGTTATCTATAGCGAGGAGCCCAAGGATGCCTACCAGGAGCTGGTTGAGGATTTGTTAGCTATAGTTACCTCATTCGCAGGCAAGCTCTACGGGATGAGGAGTCATAGGAAAAGAAAGCTAGTCCAGGGATTCAGGGAGCTCCTAGAGGAGGTTGAGAGGGATGGCTAG